The DNA segment AAATACATATCGATTGCTATGATACAGCAGTGATGGAAACAACTAAAACAAAGTTTGATTTGCAAGTATTTGGTAAGTTACTTGATTATATAACTTTAAAATAAATGTTTTAAACTCAATGTGAATCTGTGACGATTACTGGAAAGCGTAATAGCATGTTTACTCAATGAGAAGGTTCTCAGCCTTGATTCAGGACCTCAACTGAGATTAGGAATACAATGCAGGGACGGTGAAAGACAgaattttcactcagagggcttTTTTCTCATCATTCCAGATATTTTACTTTTACAGGACATTCCCCAGCATGTGGAAATAGATGACTTTTATTTTGCAAGTCAGGGCCTGTTGTACATTTCTGGCCTTTGTAATAACCCATTAAACTGTTGAGATTTATGGAATTAATGAGAGGTGTAATACAGACTGTATTGACAACAGTACATTTACATTGGCTATTGTTTGTGTGGGTGATTGACCAAATATTTCCAGTAATCCAGTTGTACATAGTTCTGATTTGTATACTTTGTTCAAACATAGCCAATCATTTATTTACCACAATATGTAAATGGAAAAATTCACGTAATGCTATCATCTtgccattcacatcttaattgttGTCTCTATTTTAGAGCCAGTTTCCAAGCCTTTAATAACAATAAATTGTTCAACTAAAAATGCCAGCCTGAGCTGCTGTGTCTCCAAGGGAACAAATGTCACATTATACTGGGAAATACAACCCATGTCTGGACCCAGCGATAGAATTGATGATAAAGCTGAACTGGTGATAAGTCCTGGTCATGAGCAGGACAAATACACGTGTGTAGTACAGAATCCAATCAGCAATGCAACCAGTGACCTACAGACATTAGAGAAGTGTAATGACCAAAGTTCTACAGGTAAGAGATTGTAAAATCTATTCTTAACACAGTACTTGACTATTCTCCAATCCAGCTTCTCCTTTTCCAACCTCTGCAGAATGCAATCCCATTCAAACTCTGCTACTGGCATTGTAATTTTCAGCATGTTCCATTCATCCAtcatccctgtgctcactgaacattGTTCAACATCACCTCAAATTTGAATTCTTTTCCTTGCTTTTAAGATGCCCAAGGTTTCACCTATTTATGAAACCttaaatcacatgacaccaggttatagtccttcaggtttatttgaaatcagaagcttTCGAAGCATTGCTCCTTAGTCAGGTAAAGTTCgttgtcaaataaacctgttggactataacctggtatcgtatgacttttgactttgtccaccccagttgaataccagcacctccacattatgaaaCCATAGCCAGCATTACTCCAGTCTTGGCCTTTTATACAATCCCAATTTTAATTGCTCCTCAACTGGTATCCATTCATTCGGCTGTCTGGGCTATAAGCTCTGGAATGTACTTTGTAAATGTGTATGAGTATCAAACTTTCTCTTCCCCTTTTAACATGCTCCAAAAAACTTATCTTTTGATCAAGCATTTGCTCATCTTTTCTCATGTTTGCTTTGTGACTCATTGTCAGATTTATTTATTAATGCTGCTCTGACGTGCCCTGTTTTACTATGTTAAATTCattgtataaatgcaagttctcaCTGCTATAGCAAAGTGAAACATGACACTCATATGAAAGTACATTTTTCACATATATCTTGAATAAATAAAGTTGACCTGGTCTATGAAGATACAGTCAAGTTTGGTCAAGATATTATTAGAGACAGTAGAAATGGTGGTGTCCATTGTTCTGTCGACTTATACTTTGGATGGCTTGCTGAAACCAAAGATGCTCTGAATGAAAATTATTATACATTTTCAATACAGTTGCAATGAATGTTAATACATGTAGAATTAATTTCTATCACGCATCCCCCTGATCATTGTAACTTCAGAGTTTTGAACTCAATCGAACACTATGTAACTAATAGTTCAGTGATGCAGTTCCTTGACTCTAACAACTTTCAACTCAGACTATTTTAAAGTGAGTTCTAGAAAATGTTACATTAGTTAAGGAAAAGTACATGTCATTCTTGGCTTAGTTATACCTTTCATACCTCTAAATTAAATTGTTGTGCTTTCAAACTTCATTCGATCAGAGTGAAAGCATTCAATAAGATATTTAATCTGCTCAGTTGGATATGAAAGATCAGGAATTGATgaaggtcaggagttgagttcTCCCAGAGTTCCAACGAGCATTCGTCCTTCATCCTTTATTACAGAAATAGATATTTGTTTGCCTCTCTTTTTGCTGTTTGTAGTTGTTACTCAGTGCAAATTGGTTGTTTTCCAACACTGCAATGGTAGCAATCCTTCAGAAGTAATTCATTGAGAGTCATTTTGGGGATTCACAAGCTTTGgctctcttgtggtgcagtggtaatgttccTACCTGTGTACCAGGAGGCCcgttcaaatcccaccttctccagagtaTATAATAGCATCTCAAAAcgggttgattagaaaaaatGAGTTACATTTTAAAAATCGTGAACTTGTCTATGTGATGAATAAATGCAAGCTACTTCCTCTTTCCTTACACTGTTTGTGAAACCTTAGGACATTATACCTTCGATATTTTCAAGTTATCATTCGTGAAAACTCTTTGTCCTGTCAATAAGGATGTGGTTATTGATTAGCCAGAATCCATAGGCACTAATTTTTCCTTAACAATATTTTTGAAGTCACGTCTTCATTGGTTGTTGACAAAATAAAATCAAGTTATGAAACACATTTGGTGATGAAACTTTAAATGTTTATTATTAATTATTCAAGTGTTTTCAAAAATATCCTGCAATTTTCTGCTTTGGAAAGTATCCACAGAAAGGTATTATAAAGGCACAGAtctcatagactcatagagttgtacagcatggaaacagatcttttaggtccaacccatccatgctgatcagatatccgaacctaatccagttccatttgccagcacttggcccatatccctcttacccCTCCTATTTAtaaacctatccagatgccttttaaatgttgcaattgtaccagtcctcaccacttcctctggcagctcattccttacacaccaccctcagcgtgaataaattgccccttaggtcctgtgatatcctctcaccctaaacctatgtcctctagttctggactccccaaaccaAAGAAAAAACCTTGTCAAGTTACCTTATTcaatgccctcatgattttataaacctcttaaaGGTCAGCCGTCAGCCTCCaacgtcccagcctattcagcctctctctatagctcaaggTCCGCTTGTAAAAAATGTGAATGAAAAATTGCAAAGTAAACCAAATAGAACTATGTCATTGTTTTGCAGCAAGCACCGTAAGGGGCTCTAGAGGTACCAATATAATCAAGTGCAAACACTATCGAGGGATTCTACTGGAAGTAAAGTATCATTTGAAGGATGTGCAGTGACATTTCAATGGTTTGAAAATATAAATAAAAAAGGAAGAAAAGTAGTAATATTCTGTGTATTCTTTCTTAAAGCTCAATGTTGTTGTCTCATTTCTAAAGGTTTATTGATTCAAAGAACATCCCTCAGCAATTAGCCTTTGTTTGAGCCAGCTGGGTTTATATTTGAATCCGTTTTGCATCTTGAACCTGAGCAACAGCTTTATGAAAAGATAAACCCAATTCAAGCAATGGCACTGTAAAATGTAATCATCATCAGCATGCTCCAACTGAAATGGATATTAGATTCcttttaaaacaaacaataaCATATAGTTGTAGAGTTAGTCTCTTGTTTTATTTTTCCTGGATTTGGAATCTACATATGGAAACAACAGAAGTAAATTACCGATGTAACAAGTGCACAATATTAGTTTCTGAAATATTCACTTTACTTGGCCTCTATCTATTGATACTTATACTTCAGTGTATGAATAACCTATACTTAATTTACACTAATTTTATCACTTCATAGTGATAAATTTAAGTCATTTAATGCAAGATAAACTTTAATGCATTTTTGATTTATTTCAGGTTTCGTACTTTACATCTCTATAAGTACTGCAACTGTATTGCTTTTTGGTTTGGTTATAATTATATTTATCTACATAGCAAAACTAACAACCGATGATAAAGGAAACAGTAAGTACAAACTACGATTTGACAAAACTATAAGGATTCAGCAGAAGTTCAGGGATATTTATTTGTCATTCCATGCAATGAAGTAATAACTGGATAGATGGAAAACtccagagaaatttcagagatatATAGTTAGGCAAATTAATTATTTCAAGATTAAATATTGGTGTTGAAGTACATCCTAAATCATTGAaataatacattttaaaaatccaGAAATCAGAGTTATTTATTTGTATTTTTAATTATAATTATTAAGTCATGATAACCTAAGCTTTGTAgtcagttgtgggtaaattggtggaaaaggttataagaaataggatttataatcatctagaaaggaataggttgattggggatagtcaacacagttttgtgaagggtaagtcgtgcctcacaaaccttattgagttctttgagaaggtgaccaaacaggtggatgagagtaaagcggttgatgtggtgtatattgatttcagaaaagcatttgataaagttgcCCATGGAGGCATGGGTTTGAAGGTGGTTTAgagatttggatcagaaattggcgagctgaaagaattctgagggtggtggttggtgggaaatgttcatcctggagttcagttactattgGTGTAccccaaggatctgttttggggccactgctgtttgtcatttttataaatgacttaagtGAGGGTGtaaaaggatggattagtaaatttgcggatgatactaAGGTCGGTTGATTTGTAGATAATGCCAAAgggtgttgcaggttacagagggacagagataagctgcagagctgggctgagaggtggcaagtggagtttaatgaggaaaagtgtgaggtgattcactttggaaggagcaactgggctaatggtaagattcttggtagtgtaggtgtgcagagagatttcggtgtccatatacatagatccttgaaagttgccacccaggttgacagggttgttaggaaggcatacattgtgttagcttttattggtagaggcattgaatttcagagccatgaggtcatgttgcagctgtacaaaactctggtgcagccgcacttggagtattgtatacagttgtggtcactgcattatagaaaggatgtagaatctttggaaagggtccagaggacatttactaggatgttgcctggtatgggggaaaggtcttatgaggaaaggcgaagggacttgaggctgttttcgttagaagaaggttaagaggtgacctaTTTACGACATTTAAGacaatcagagagttagatagggtggacagtgaaagcctttttccttggatagtaatggctagcacgaggggacatagctttaaattgaagggtgatagacataggacagtggtcagaggtagtttctttactcagggatTAGTAGGGgcatgaaatgcactgcctgcaacagtagtagactcgccaactttaagggcatttaattggtcattggataggcatatggacaagaatggaatagtgtaggttgcatgggcttcagattggttccactggtcagcgcaacattgggggctgaagggcctgtactgagctgtaatgttctatgttctattcttgCAGATTAAGAACATGAAGTGCATGACCGGCGGTATTAAAATTAATATCGTTCAAATGCTCATACACTTAAATATTTATAAATGCTGTTTAAAAGGTTCCCAAATTGTGTGCCTGGACCATCCACTTCTCACATTGAATAGGTTCTTGCCATTTTGATCCAGGAATATAGAGCCAGAATTTATAGTGTACTGTGGTGTGTTTGTCTTTAGCCAATTCATGTCATGTCCCAGCATAATGTGGCTGTGGGACAGCAGACGTTTTGTAGAGGTTGGAGAACATAGCTCCCATTAAAATTTAGCCCACAGGATAATGCATGGGAGACATTCAGGCCTTCAAGCTTGCCATACTGTTCAGTTTGATCAAGGATGATCTGTACTTCATTTCAAGTTATTCCCTTAGATGCTCTGTAGGAAGGAATCCTGGCCTAACTAAACTTGACTGTAGACCCACAGAAATACAGATGACTCAGAGCTGCTAAGCTGCTCTGTTGTATCAAACTGTCTCAAAGTCTAACAAAATCAATAA comes from the Chiloscyllium punctatum isolate Juve2018m chromosome 6, sChiPun1.3, whole genome shotgun sequence genome and includes:
- the LOC140478516 gene encoding CD48 antigen-like; translation: MCLFNMKMLTLLSVFNLLILCGTESSAISTIIINATVGDQVLFPVPVHCGSQYEVAFLLTSPINAKLASWGFGTPHKHALYEKRLQIHQNASLALQKVQIYDTGLYEIHIDCYDTAVMETTKTKFDLQVFEPVSKPLITINCSTKNASLSCCVSKGTNVTLYWEIQPMSGPSDRIDDKAELVISPGHEQDKYTCVVQNPISNATSDLQTLEKCNDQSSTGFVLYISISTATVLLFGLVIIIFIYIAKLTTDDKGNNTAIEKWNEETCHLSDGAIEATYITRIRSS